The proteins below are encoded in one region of Candidatus Krumholzibacteriia bacterium:
- a CDS encoding nucleoside-diphosphate sugar epimerase/dehydratase: MVLSPPSGRRRDAMVASLLALAVVTSYVGSFLLKLGLPSGEWAPWFGQGLAVALAVKGLVFVGLRVHRGLWRYAGLGDLVTTVHATVVSSVALAVIALVAPAPPWLLSVVAIDFFLGTLVLAAVRVGPRLVFEVVRHGSEERRVVVIGAGDAGEAVVRELKRAGSRELCPVAFVDDDVSKHGRSIHGVPVDGRIDDVGRVVRDRRAHAILVAICGLSHDRMRQIRALARQTGLPVKRIPAMEELLTGRAGIAELRDFTLEELLEREPVRTDHGEVDRLLRGRTVLVTGAAGSIGGELCRQIVAHEPDTLITLDVNENALFELEHELRALAGPVGVRPVLCNIRDRERLDEVFATHAPQVVFHAAAYKHVPVLEHFPEEAVRTNVLGTRHVAELAAAHGVERFVLISTDKAVRPTSVMGTTKRVAELVVTELQERSATHFTTLRFGNVLGSNGSVMQVFRKQIARGGPVTVTHPEMRRYFMSIPEAVELVLFAAAMDGEGSTYVLDMGEQVRILDLARHFVRLCGLEPGRDIQIEFTGLRPGEKLYEELWTEQEEPQATEHPGILRAPRGAGRLTELWQRIDTLVDWAHEGHAPQVVEHLRSLVPDYTGDPVCLRERPAAPASRRSTEKSAVAVELSVIEGVSRTGAGGRDAVGVRQR; the protein is encoded by the coding sequence CTCGCCGTCGTCACCAGCTATGTCGGATCTTTTCTGCTGAAGCTCGGCCTTCCCTCCGGGGAATGGGCGCCGTGGTTCGGGCAGGGACTGGCCGTCGCGCTGGCCGTCAAGGGCCTCGTGTTCGTCGGCCTGCGGGTCCACCGCGGGCTGTGGCGCTACGCGGGGCTGGGTGACCTGGTCACCACCGTCCACGCCACCGTCGTGTCGAGCGTGGCGCTGGCCGTGATCGCGCTCGTGGCCCCGGCGCCGCCGTGGCTGCTGTCGGTGGTGGCCATCGACTTCTTCCTGGGCACGCTGGTGCTGGCCGCCGTGCGCGTGGGGCCACGGCTGGTCTTCGAAGTCGTCCGCCACGGTTCCGAAGAACGCCGCGTGGTGGTCATCGGCGCCGGCGACGCCGGCGAGGCGGTGGTGCGCGAACTCAAGCGCGCCGGATCGCGCGAACTCTGCCCGGTGGCTTTCGTCGACGACGACGTGTCGAAGCACGGGCGCTCGATCCACGGCGTGCCGGTCGACGGCCGCATCGACGACGTGGGCCGCGTGGTCCGCGATCGCCGCGCCCACGCCATCCTGGTCGCCATCTGCGGCCTCTCGCACGATCGCATGCGCCAGATCCGCGCCCTGGCCCGGCAGACGGGCCTGCCCGTGAAGCGCATCCCCGCCATGGAGGAGCTGCTCACCGGCCGGGCCGGGATCGCCGAGCTGCGCGACTTCACGCTCGAGGAACTGCTCGAGCGCGAGCCGGTGCGTACCGACCACGGCGAGGTCGACCGCCTGCTGCGCGGGCGCACGGTACTGGTCACCGGCGCGGCCGGATCGATCGGCGGCGAGCTGTGCCGGCAGATCGTGGCCCACGAGCCCGACACGTTGATCACCCTCGACGTCAACGAGAACGCGCTGTTCGAGCTCGAGCACGAGCTGCGCGCGCTGGCCGGGCCGGTGGGGGTGCGGCCGGTGCTGTGCAACATCCGCGACCGCGAGCGCCTCGACGAGGTCTTCGCCACGCACGCGCCCCAAGTGGTGTTCCACGCCGCCGCCTACAAGCACGTGCCGGTGCTCGAGCACTTCCCCGAGGAAGCCGTGCGTACCAACGTGCTGGGCACGCGTCACGTGGCCGAGCTGGCCGCGGCCCACGGTGTCGAGCGCTTCGTGCTGATCTCCACGGACAAGGCCGTGCGGCCCACCAGCGTCATGGGCACGACCAAACGGGTGGCCGAGCTGGTGGTGACCGAGCTGCAGGAGCGCTCGGCGACGCACTTCACCACCCTGCGCTTCGGCAACGTGCTGGGCAGCAACGGCTCGGTCATGCAGGTCTTCCGCAAGCAGATCGCCCGCGGCGGGCCGGTGACGGTCACCCACCCGGAGATGCGCCGCTACTTCATGAGCATCCCCGAGGCGGTCGAGCTGGTGCTGTTCGCCGCGGCCATGGACGGCGAGGGCAGCACCTACGTGCTCGACATGGGCGAACAGGTGCGGATCCTCGACCTGGCGCGGCACTTCGTCCGTCTGTGCGGTCTCGAGCCGGGGCGTGACATCCAGATCGAGTTCACGGGCCTGCGGCCGGGCGAGAAGCTCTACGAGGAGCTCTGGACCGAGCAGGAGGAGCCGCAGGCCACTGAGCACCCCGGGATCCTGCGCGCCCCGCGTGGCGCCGGGCGGCTCACCGAGCTCTGGCAGCGGATCGACACCCTGGTCGACTGGGCCCATGAGGGCCACGCTCCGCAGGTCGTCGAGCACTTGCGCAGCCTGGTTCCGGACTACACCGGCGACCCGGTCTGCCTGCGCGAGCGGCCGGCCGCGCCGGCCTCCCGGCGGTCCACGGAAAAATCCGCGGTCGCCGTGGAACTCTCGGTGATCGAGGGTGTTTCCAGGACAGGCGCGGGGGGACGTGATGCAGTCGGCGTCCGCCAGCGCTGA